One Turneriella parva DSM 21527 genomic region harbors:
- a CDS encoding leucine-rich repeat domain-containing protein, protein MKKQKQKPEQSTSVRLRAFVPGLYSMLADYGPDLVFMALLAFLTPWLHARVSLPEIFPMTGRVFRYTTVILAGVEVILLYFYVRMAMHRQHMYNSELPFPAVISFLRIFSIFPVAMPLINEAEILCLIVIAFWILGHLAYANIFIGGVITRKLDAPSWLYRLVQVILFASMFCMATSSYIFMHDMGGLTWQHLTERPFDIWPFLLLVSMLYLPTRLFEFIQESMVDRDGRQFLFHTLRLFVIWLLLVAEIGTLDPKVLDTALEHAKNPEVVTKLDLANSDLTHLKEIARFTELRTLNLRANQLTQFPEEILGIENLRELTLTDNLIRRVPQDIGKLKNLESLALNSNKFTVFPHEILELPNLKILYLSENQLRELPAQIVRLKRLQKLIIGENQLQSLPLELLELPLREVNAEKNEFAYLDPKFRKKFSQRQGWYW, encoded by the coding sequence ATGAAGAAACAAAAACAGAAACCTGAGCAATCGACCTCGGTGCGATTGCGGGCATTCGTGCCTGGCCTGTATTCGATGCTTGCTGATTACGGCCCCGACCTGGTTTTTATGGCGCTGCTCGCCTTTTTGACGCCGTGGCTGCACGCACGGGTCTCGCTGCCCGAAATATTTCCCATGACCGGGCGAGTGTTTCGGTACACAACGGTCATTCTCGCGGGTGTTGAGGTCATATTGCTGTATTTTTACGTACGCATGGCAATGCATCGCCAGCATATGTACAATTCAGAACTACCGTTTCCCGCAGTCATCAGCTTCTTGCGCATCTTTTCCATATTTCCGGTCGCGATGCCATTGATCAACGAGGCCGAGATTCTCTGCCTGATCGTCATAGCCTTCTGGATTCTCGGCCATCTGGCATATGCCAACATATTTATCGGTGGCGTCATAACGCGGAAGCTTGATGCGCCAAGTTGGCTATATCGCCTCGTTCAAGTGATTCTCTTCGCTAGCATGTTCTGTATGGCAACGAGCAGCTATATTTTTATGCACGATATGGGTGGCTTAACATGGCAGCACCTAACCGAGAGGCCTTTCGACATATGGCCATTTTTGTTGCTTGTTTCCATGCTTTATCTGCCCACGCGGCTATTTGAATTCATTCAGGAAAGTATGGTAGACCGCGATGGTCGGCAATTTCTATTTCACACGCTCAGACTATTCGTCATTTGGTTATTGCTGGTTGCCGAGATCGGCACCTTGGATCCCAAAGTGTTGGATACGGCTTTAGAGCATGCAAAAAATCCGGAAGTTGTGACAAAACTCGATCTGGCAAATTCAGACCTGACTCACCTTAAAGAAATAGCCCGGTTCACAGAGCTCAGGACTCTTAATCTGCGAGCGAATCAACTGACCCAATTTCCCGAAGAAATTTTGGGGATTGAAAATCTGCGCGAGCTGACTTTGACTGATAACCTGATAAGACGAGTTCCCCAAGACATCGGCAAACTCAAGAACCTGGAAAGCCTCGCGCTCAATAGCAATAAATTCACGGTATTCCCGCATGAAATTCTGGAGTTACCAAACCTAAAAATTCTCTATCTCTCTGAAAATCAGCTACGCGAATTGCCCGCGCAAATTGTCAGGCTCAAACGACTGCAAAAACTCATCATCGGTGAGAACCAGTTGCAGAGCCTGCCGCTCGAACTGCTCGAGCTGCCATTGCGAGAGGTTAATGCCGAGAAAAATGAATTTGCCTATCTCGACCCGAAATTTCGTAAGAAATTTTCACAACGTCAGGGGTGGTATTGGTAA
- a CDS encoding ketopantoate reductase family protein: MASKAKIALLGTGAIGASVARALDLNKVHFTILVREKRRKGDLVARGIRYTLKETTHIDLKQGAEVLTLAEAQKKAGKDRFDFIFLGMKTPHLKEAAKTAKVLLAKGGRIVLLQNGLPENELRTFKAEQVISGIVGYNTQLLPDGSYFQSNPGHLILANASRPPHELEALLEPHLPVVISANALGFRWNKLAINSVINGLGAVSGLALGPLFAKHTARRAAIGLIEEAATVMRALQIEEGIVPGAISVYRFARLPAFIQHLMLFVLGLKYAKIRTSMLQDVERGVKTEVDQIHGAIVAAAKQAGIEVPLTEAIVQRVHALEKGELKPGLGLLPN, encoded by the coding sequence ATGGCCAGCAAAGCGAAGATCGCCCTACTCGGCACGGGCGCCATCGGTGCTTCGGTTGCCCGCGCGCTCGACCTCAATAAGGTGCACTTCACGATTCTCGTGCGTGAAAAAAGACGCAAGGGGGATTTAGTAGCGCGAGGCATTCGTTACACATTAAAAGAAACGACACATATTGATCTGAAGCAGGGTGCCGAAGTGTTGACTTTGGCCGAGGCGCAGAAGAAAGCGGGCAAAGACAGATTCGATTTTATTTTTCTCGGCATGAAAACTCCGCACCTGAAAGAGGCGGCGAAGACGGCAAAGGTTTTGCTCGCCAAGGGTGGCCGCATTGTTTTACTGCAGAATGGTCTGCCCGAAAATGAGCTCCGCACTTTCAAAGCAGAGCAGGTTATCTCCGGCATTGTTGGTTATAATACACAGCTTTTGCCCGATGGCAGCTATTTTCAATCGAACCCGGGGCATCTGATTCTGGCGAATGCGAGTCGCCCGCCGCATGAACTCGAGGCGCTGCTCGAACCGCACCTGCCCGTCGTAATTTCGGCAAATGCTCTCGGTTTTCGCTGGAATAAGCTGGCGATTAACTCGGTCATTAATGGTCTCGGGGCAGTTTCAGGGTTGGCGCTGGGGCCGCTCTTCGCAAAACATACTGCGCGCCGCGCCGCGATTGGGCTTATTGAAGAAGCGGCCACTGTCATGCGCGCGCTGCAAATCGAAGAGGGTATTGTGCCGGGCGCGATCTCAGTTTACCGGTTTGCGAGGCTGCCGGCGTTCATTCAGCACCTGATGCTGTTCGTACTGGGCCTTAAGTACGCGAAGATTCGCACGTCAATGTTGCAGGATGTCGAGCGCGGGGTGAAGACTGAGGTCGACCAGATTCACGGCGCGATTGTCGCGGCAGCGAAACAGGCTGGCATCGAGGTGCCGCTGACCGAGGCGATCGTGCAGCGGGTGCACGCGCTCGAGAAGGGTGAGTTGAAGCCGGGTTTGGGGTTATTGCCCAACTGA
- a CDS encoding enoyl-CoA hydratase-related protein, whose translation MPYNFFLVEKNGPVATLWLNRPEKRNFMNWDFWSELPKAVEEINADDSIKVFVVAAKGASFSIGLDLPDFVERFAWLADSTGAEGNQRLHDFILTMQKGMRAVADSPKPSIAAIQRHCIGGALDLISACDIRYAAADAIFSLREVKVAIVADMGSLQRLPYLIGEGPTRELALTGRDITAEEALRLNLITKILPDKDAAYAAALETAKEMSENSALVMRGVKYVMNKQRGLDADRAFDMVALYNSGYLQSAEFVAMAKGFAERKKKT comes from the coding sequence ATGCCCTACAACTTCTTTCTGGTCGAAAAGAATGGCCCTGTCGCGACACTCTGGCTCAACCGCCCCGAAAAGCGCAATTTCATGAACTGGGATTTCTGGAGCGAACTACCAAAAGCCGTCGAAGAAATTAATGCCGACGACTCGATCAAAGTTTTTGTCGTCGCCGCCAAAGGCGCAAGTTTCTCGATCGGCCTCGACCTGCCCGACTTTGTCGAACGCTTTGCCTGGCTTGCAGATTCCACAGGTGCCGAAGGTAACCAGCGTTTGCACGATTTTATTCTCACCATGCAAAAAGGCATGCGCGCGGTCGCCGATTCACCCAAACCCTCAATCGCGGCGATACAGCGCCATTGCATTGGCGGGGCGCTCGACCTGATTTCGGCCTGCGATATTCGCTACGCAGCCGCCGATGCGATCTTCTCGCTGCGCGAGGTGAAGGTCGCGATTGTTGCTGATATGGGCTCGCTGCAACGCCTGCCCTATCTCATTGGCGAAGGCCCCACACGCGAACTCGCGCTCACCGGTCGCGACATCACTGCCGAAGAAGCACTGCGCCTGAACCTCATCACAAAAATACTACCCGACAAAGACGCCGCGTACGCGGCGGCGCTCGAGACAGCCAAAGAAATGAGCGAAAACTCTGCGCTCGTGATGCGTGGGGTTAAATACGTGATGAACAAGCAACGCGGTCTCGACGCAGACCGGGCCTTTGATATGGTCGCGCTCTACAACAGTGGCTATCTGCAGTCGGCTGAGTTTGTTGCGATGGCGAAGGGCTTTGCGGAGAGAAAGAAGAAAACCTGA
- a CDS encoding YidB family protein: MSLMETLGGLASQLSGEGSDSELLTLAKDLLSKGGSGSNVESILGALKEGGYADTISSWIGNGENQSITGAAIKKVLGSDAIADIAEKTGLSQSELPALLADLMPLLVNKATPDGQEPGGGLLAAGASILKGLL, translated from the coding sequence ATGTCATTAATGGAAACACTTGGTGGGCTCGCCTCACAACTCTCGGGCGAAGGCTCTGACAGCGAGCTTTTGACCCTCGCAAAAGATCTGCTCTCGAAAGGCGGCAGCGGTTCGAATGTCGAATCGATTCTCGGCGCGCTCAAAGAAGGCGGCTATGCCGATACGATTTCAAGCTGGATAGGTAATGGTGAAAACCAGAGCATCACCGGTGCAGCGATCAAGAAAGTTTTGGGCAGCGATGCGATCGCCGACATTGCCGAAAAGACAGGGCTTAGCCAGTCGGAGCTGCCGGCACTGCTGGCCGACCTGATGCCCTTGCTCGTCAACAAAGCAACACCCGACGGTCAAGAACCGGGAGGCGGTTTGCTCGCAGCCGGCGCGAGTATTCTCAAAGGCCTGCTCTAA
- a CDS encoding DUF1554 domain-containing protein, producing the protein MRSYQQSFIAMVLAFALACAAGCNNYGLADQLESPGKTDGGSGFNLVNTMFVTQTTFNGNLGGVAGADNLCRNDAANPMGSGNGVWKALISANAQRIACTTSNCSGSGAAEHLDWVLKSNTTYYRPDKTVLGSTDANGLFTAPLVATVGTGSAVTFTGLTADWALSGDTCNAWTDQSVGSFNGLTGLSNQTNQQWFSNTANSCDVPTKALYCVQQ; encoded by the coding sequence ATGCGCAGCTACCAACAGAGTTTTATTGCCATGGTTTTGGCCTTTGCGCTCGCCTGCGCGGCGGGCTGCAATAACTATGGTCTCGCAGATCAGCTAGAATCACCAGGCAAGACTGACGGCGGTTCGGGGTTCAATCTCGTCAACACGATGTTCGTGACCCAGACAACCTTTAACGGCAACCTCGGCGGGGTTGCAGGCGCTGACAACTTGTGCCGCAATGACGCCGCGAACCCGATGGGTTCTGGCAATGGCGTTTGGAAGGCGCTGATCTCTGCCAATGCGCAGCGCATCGCCTGCACCACATCGAATTGTTCGGGCAGCGGCGCGGCCGAGCATCTCGACTGGGTTTTGAAATCGAACACCACATATTACCGCCCCGATAAGACAGTTTTGGGGTCGACCGATGCTAATGGATTGTTTACCGCGCCATTGGTGGCCACAGTGGGCACCGGGTCAGCCGTAACCTTTACGGGGCTGACCGCCGACTGGGCGCTTTCGGGCGATACTTGCAACGCGTGGACAGACCAAAGCGTCGGCAGCTTTAATGGATTAACCGGGCTCAGCAACCAGACCAACCAGCAATGGTTCAGTAATACCGCGAATTCATGCGATGTGCCCACGAAAGCCCTGTACTGCGTGCAGCAGTAG
- a CDS encoding type II toxin-antitoxin system VapC family toxin: MQLLLDTNTYTELARGNAAALSKIQRATHVYLSFVSLGELRAGFAAGSKAQQNEKVLQKFLASERVRVLFADSETTHYYAKIYAQLRKAGTPIPVNDLWIAALAMQHGVPLYTLDAHFRKVDAIDLLD; encoded by the coding sequence ATGCAACTCTTGCTCGACACGAATACGTACACAGAACTTGCTCGGGGCAATGCGGCGGCACTTTCTAAAATACAGAGGGCAACGCATGTCTACCTGAGCTTCGTTAGCTTAGGCGAACTCAGGGCAGGCTTTGCTGCTGGCAGCAAAGCACAACAGAACGAGAAGGTTCTGCAAAAATTTCTCGCCTCCGAACGAGTGAGGGTACTTTTCGCGGACAGCGAAACGACACACTACTACGCAAAGATCTACGCGCAGTTGCGCAAAGCGGGTACGCCTATTCCCGTGAATGACCTCTGGATCGCTGCGTTAGCGATGCAGCATGGCGTACCCCTCTATACTCTAGATGCGCACTTTAGAAAAGTTGACGCCATTGATCTGCTGGATTAG
- a CDS encoding fatty acid desaturase — MTTAKAARIARLSDKDRGSKIIQWIRFGDRRLRRRHTWLTRFQDQIGLAITLGSAGGMIAMGALYVAELVPAWATIVVSGILASFLHEMEHDLIHSLYFKNSARVQNFMFWIVWLFRGNTVNPWFRKEIHLLHHRVSGHKNDVEERYISNGMPWGLKRLLVMLDPLAALTIQGPKIKRDALPELRRIKAPHKVIPLQRTFMLLWYSFLLLSLTRLGFMVAGADFTPPAWLSPIVTFLNTAAVVYLVPCWLRQAAIQIVSSNMHYYGSTGSPTTAVEIDSLVKQTQVLNSWLVLPLHLFCFNFGATHGIHHFVVNQPFYLRQWGAPFVTKALRRYGVRFNDFASMRRANAWGGGERRFVAAG, encoded by the coding sequence ATGACCACAGCCAAGGCCGCACGCATCGCCCGTCTCAGCGATAAAGATCGCGGCAGCAAAATCATCCAATGGATTCGCTTCGGCGACCGCCGCCTGCGCCGTCGCCATACCTGGCTCACGCGGTTTCAAGATCAGATCGGCCTGGCCATCACTCTCGGTTCTGCCGGTGGCATGATCGCAATGGGTGCGCTCTATGTTGCGGAGCTAGTACCTGCGTGGGCCACGATCGTGGTGAGCGGCATTCTCGCGTCTTTCTTGCACGAAATGGAACACGACCTCATTCACTCGCTGTATTTCAAGAATTCAGCGCGGGTGCAAAATTTTATGTTCTGGATCGTGTGGCTCTTTCGCGGCAACACGGTGAACCCGTGGTTTCGCAAAGAAATCCACCTGCTGCACCACCGCGTCTCGGGGCACAAGAACGATGTCGAAGAGCGCTATATCTCGAACGGCATGCCCTGGGGCTTGAAGCGTTTGCTCGTGATGCTCGACCCGCTCGCGGCGCTGACGATACAGGGGCCCAAGATCAAACGCGACGCACTGCCCGAACTTCGCCGCATCAAGGCACCACATAAAGTTATTCCGTTGCAAAGAACCTTCATGCTGCTTTGGTACAGCTTCTTGCTGCTCTCGCTCACGCGCTTGGGATTTATGGTTGCGGGCGCTGACTTCACGCCGCCTGCCTGGCTTTCACCGATCGTCACGTTTCTGAATACTGCGGCGGTGGTGTACCTGGTACCCTGCTGGCTGCGGCAGGCCGCGATACAGATCGTCTCTTCGAACATGCACTACTATGGTTCGACAGGCTCACCAACCACGGCGGTAGAGATCGACTCGCTCGTGAAACAGACGCAGGTATTGAACTCGTGGCTCGTGCTGCCGCTGCACCTGTTCTGCTTCAACTTTGGCGCAACGCATGGTATACACCACTTTGTGGTGAACCAGCCCTTCTACCTGAGGCAATGGGGTGCACCGTTCGTGACAAAGGCCCTGCGCCGCTACGGTGTACGCTTCAACGACTTCGCCAGCATGCGCCGGGCGAATGCGTGGGGTGGTGGCGAGCGTCGATTTGTGGCGGCGGGGTAA
- a CDS encoding ankyrin repeat domain-containing protein encodes MGLSSARCQLRAGLAILLATVMSCDVPAKDTLRDALHDEAQLAAKIQALDRAHPQTQIFLDRALADAVERKLQRAIVQLSKAGANPLGFSGSKYSALTKAICQGDAALVKTFLQGMPQVDAKTTDEMVAEAFDCKRETMAFMLPEGKRHHANITLVHACRKKEILPRARGAILAGADVNYRGAAGDLPFFYPLCRSNIPLLSLAMRQGLNTEAKNADGKTLFEQAAWSGDLDAVKALVLAGVPVNAGAMVVTFENRTVSETRTEHIGVTKTYGKRKVNETRNVTTKTEIPLLDYAKSRDPSLYRLLKARRKP; translated from the coding sequence ATGGGGCTATCGTCTGCGCGCTGTCAGTTGAGGGCGGGTCTTGCTATTCTGCTCGCGACCGTGATGTCTTGCGATGTGCCGGCCAAAGACACTCTTCGGGATGCGCTGCACGACGAGGCGCAGCTCGCGGCGAAGATTCAGGCGCTTGATCGCGCGCACCCGCAGACGCAGATATTTCTCGATCGTGCGCTTGCCGATGCGGTTGAACGCAAGCTGCAGCGCGCCATCGTGCAGCTGAGCAAAGCGGGCGCGAACCCGCTCGGCTTCAGTGGCAGCAAATATTCAGCGCTCACCAAGGCGATTTGCCAGGGCGATGCAGCGTTGGTCAAAACTTTTTTGCAGGGCATGCCGCAAGTCGACGCAAAGACCACCGACGAAATGGTCGCCGAAGCATTTGACTGCAAGCGCGAAACTATGGCGTTCATGCTGCCCGAGGGCAAACGGCACCATGCAAATATTACCCTGGTTCATGCCTGCCGCAAGAAAGAAATACTGCCGCGCGCCCGCGGCGCTATTTTGGCCGGTGCTGATGTAAATTACCGCGGCGCTGCCGGCGACCTGCCATTCTTTTACCCGCTTTGTCGCAGCAACATTCCGTTGCTGTCGCTTGCCATGCGGCAGGGCCTCAACACCGAAGCGAAAAACGCCGACGGCAAAACACTCTTTGAACAGGCAGCGTGGTCAGGCGACCTCGATGCCGTGAAGGCGCTTGTGCTGGCGGGAGTGCCAGTTAACGCAGGGGCGATGGTTGTGACCTTTGAGAATCGCACGGTTAGTGAAACCCGTACAGAGCACATTGGTGTCACCAAAACCTATGGCAAACGTAAGGTGAACGAGACCCGAAATGTGACCACAAAGACTGAAATACCGCTGCTGGACTATGCGAAGAGCCGCGACCCCAGTCTCTATCGGCTGCTAAAGGCCAGAAGAAAGCCATAA
- a CDS encoding leucine-rich repeat domain-containing protein — translation METMITPKRVTATQKDWLRFGLEMIPDAIMLLFIGWGVPAIIGRLRLFEYFRVSMAVFVSLTALLSLAEVIALVYFLKHYLWWHRQQGNIVSGSKFLAVMALARVFPTLMPAMAIGEAFGSFRWGVMYAAFAALAGFFFCGLLSDPAEFLESRQLRRPHLLLVHLLLFANMCCLCVLGFALLDGVGDLDIIRALSETPSDVPLILIVMLFFYFPVRIYEMLDDGLISRSGIPRIWYGLRMVVVFLLVVWETGSQVPSVIDTALDSIDKPLRVTHLDLTRSDLSRIAEISKFESIRHLSLAANRLTEVPEGVWKLKSLETLDLRRNQLTRISPDITGLQKLTVLKISHNNLASLPEALLLLPLRKVEAEGNPWNGLSERIEQRFAEEPAWQK, via the coding sequence ATGGAAACCATGATAACACCCAAACGCGTGACAGCAACGCAAAAAGATTGGCTCCGCTTTGGGCTTGAAATGATTCCCGATGCCATTATGCTGCTATTCATTGGTTGGGGAGTGCCGGCAATCATCGGACGCTTGAGGTTATTCGAATATTTCAGAGTGTCGATGGCGGTATTTGTGAGCTTAACGGCATTATTGTCTTTGGCAGAAGTTATAGCGTTGGTTTATTTTCTGAAGCACTATCTCTGGTGGCACCGGCAGCAGGGGAATATTGTTTCTGGTAGCAAATTTCTGGCAGTCATGGCGCTGGCGCGCGTCTTTCCGACATTGATGCCCGCCATGGCGATCGGCGAGGCGTTTGGCAGCTTCAGATGGGGTGTTATGTATGCCGCCTTTGCTGCGCTCGCAGGATTTTTCTTTTGCGGCTTGCTTTCTGATCCCGCAGAGTTTCTTGAATCCCGCCAACTCAGGCGCCCGCATCTGTTGCTGGTGCATCTGCTTCTCTTTGCAAATATGTGCTGTTTGTGTGTGTTGGGATTCGCCTTATTGGATGGCGTCGGTGATCTGGACATCATTCGTGCTCTCTCGGAGACTCCGTCGGATGTGCCCCTCATTCTCATCGTCATGCTTTTCTTTTATTTTCCGGTGCGAATCTACGAAATGCTGGACGATGGTTTGATTTCACGGTCAGGAATACCGCGCATCTGGTATGGCTTGCGAATGGTTGTTGTGTTTCTTCTCGTGGTGTGGGAGACCGGCTCTCAGGTGCCTTCAGTGATCGACACTGCTCTCGATTCGATTGATAAGCCACTGCGCGTTACACATTTAGACTTAACGCGCTCTGACCTATCTCGCATCGCAGAAATTTCCAAATTTGAGAGCATCCGGCATCTATCCTTGGCAGCGAACAGGCTAACCGAGGTTCCAGAAGGCGTTTGGAAGCTGAAGAGCCTAGAGACTCTCGATCTTCGCCGCAACCAATTGACACGAATTTCGCCCGATATCACTGGTCTTCAGAAACTCACGGTTCTAAAGATTTCACACAACAATCTTGCCTCTTTGCCTGAGGCTCTGTTGCTTCTGCCGCTGCGCAAGGTTGAAGCAGAAGGGAATCCGTGGAATGGGTTGAGTGAGCGAATCGAACAGCGTTTTGCTGAAGAGCCGGCTTGGCAGAAATAG
- a CDS encoding MaoC family dehydratase — MKISNPNMTELSAKAPADLGKVKYKQYGKYLGDFVVGETYEHPRGMTVTAGMIQDFSTTFLEANPLYLNLEYAKALGHPAIPASPMLVFNLLLSLGVQNDSEKAYANLGYYNVKFLKNVYPGDTITSFTKIIDKKERGEGKPGIVTINTLGNNQRGERVAQYMRKIMVPPAPAGYEPPKFIPSKVDVPPYADSVEIEIPDFDANKWPSTVTRPDTYYEDFNVGDIIVSPNGRTITDEHFAWTYRVGNTHPLHFDRLYSQGMSGAMSGDPITYGGLVFAWLMGLAGRDVSENALADLGYTEGYHTQPSKSGETVYCIHRVLAKEPVDGKLKAGAVQLQVIGLRDIKPKPAIEKYGADLFIKENDKKDLGKEKIPEKIFEIERRLLIRSRA; from the coding sequence ATGAAAATCAGTAATCCCAATATGACTGAGCTGTCGGCCAAGGCGCCGGCTGACCTCGGTAAGGTAAAATACAAGCAATACGGCAAATACCTCGGCGACTTCGTGGTCGGCGAGACGTACGAGCACCCGCGCGGCATGACCGTGACAGCGGGTATGATTCAGGATTTTTCGACCACGTTTCTTGAAGCGAACCCTCTTTATTTGAACCTTGAGTATGCGAAGGCACTTGGTCACCCGGCTATACCCGCAAGCCCGATGTTGGTCTTCAACCTGCTCTTGTCGCTCGGTGTGCAGAACGACTCTGAGAAGGCGTACGCGAACCTCGGCTACTATAACGTCAAGTTTCTGAAGAATGTTTACCCCGGCGATACGATCACTTCGTTCACAAAGATCATCGACAAGAAAGAGCGCGGCGAAGGCAAGCCCGGCATCGTCACGATCAACACTCTCGGCAACAACCAGCGCGGTGAGCGTGTTGCGCAGTACATGCGCAAGATCATGGTGCCCCCTGCACCCGCAGGCTACGAGCCGCCAAAGTTTATTCCTTCAAAGGTGGATGTACCCCCTTACGCAGACTCGGTCGAAATTGAGATTCCCGACTTTGACGCAAATAAGTGGCCGTCGACGGTGACCCGCCCCGACACCTACTACGAAGACTTCAATGTCGGCGACATCATCGTTTCACCCAACGGCCGCACGATCACAGACGAACACTTCGCGTGGACATACCGCGTCGGCAATACGCACCCGCTGCACTTCGACCGCCTGTACTCACAGGGTATGTCGGGTGCGATGAGCGGTGACCCGATCACTTATGGTGGTCTGGTGTTTGCCTGGCTCATGGGCCTTGCAGGTCGTGATGTATCAGAAAACGCACTCGCTGATCTTGGCTACACCGAAGGTTACCACACACAGCCGTCGAAGTCAGGCGAAACAGTCTATTGCATTCACCGCGTGCTCGCGAAAGAACCGGTTGACGGTAAACTCAAAGCCGGCGCGGTGCAGCTGCAGGTGATCGGTCTGCGCGACATCAAGCCGAAGCCGGCGATAGAAAAATACGGTGCTGACCTCTTTATCAAAGAGAACGACAAGAAAGATCTAGGCAAAGAAAAGATTCCAGAGAAAATCTTTGAGATCGAACGCCGTTTGTTGATTCGTTCGCGAGCATAA
- a CDS encoding NAD(P)-dependent oxidoreductase, whose amino-acid sequence MKVLVVGGSGVAGQCAIRAVRQFDAQAEIWSSSSKSADVPGAHHTLHGVDLSKADGLKPLLALTEKFDYLFHTPAFGSVGAPVADATKPEVESALQFCLEPMVALTQKLRPKMTVAYTAYYFKPHLLAFYGALAYVKYATEKLAVENPQQYKCLRIGSFVSKATRGIGLLLQRMSKTAPHLKPLMDEYAQSGMKFSDFFFKYIGEQEQQNVSRGGSYHMTTEEDIVAAHLHLLKGERSPIINVLGSDIWTEHALPELPVEMARAGELLGK is encoded by the coding sequence ATGAAAGTACTCGTCGTCGGCGGCAGCGGGGTTGCGGGGCAGTGTGCAATTCGCGCGGTCAGGCAATTTGACGCGCAGGCAGAGATCTGGTCGAGCAGCTCAAAATCTGCTGACGTCCCGGGTGCACACCACACCTTGCACGGTGTCGACCTGAGCAAGGCCGACGGGCTGAAGCCGCTCTTGGCTCTGACAGAAAAATTCGATTACTTGTTCCACACGCCTGCGTTTGGTTCAGTGGGAGCTCCCGTTGCAGACGCGACAAAACCCGAGGTTGAATCGGCGTTGCAGTTTTGCCTTGAGCCCATGGTCGCGTTAACGCAGAAGCTCCGCCCCAAAATGACTGTCGCCTACACGGCTTATTATTTCAAACCACACCTGCTGGCGTTTTACGGTGCGCTTGCGTACGTGAAGTACGCGACCGAAAAGCTCGCGGTCGAAAACCCACAGCAGTACAAATGCCTGCGCATTGGTTCGTTCGTCAGCAAGGCGACGCGCGGCATTGGCCTCTTGCTGCAGCGCATGTCAAAGACGGCCCCGCACCTGAAGCCGCTGATGGATGAGTATGCCCAATCGGGCATGAAGTTCTCGGATTTCTTCTTTAAGTATATCGGTGAACAAGAGCAGCAGAATGTTTCGCGGGGCGGCAGTTACCACATGACAACTGAGGAGGACATCGTCGCGGCACACTTGCACCTGCTGAAAGGCGAGAGATCGCCGATCATCAATGTGCTGGGGTCAGATATCTGGACAGAGCATGCACTGCCCGAGTTGCCGGTAGAGATGGCGAGGGCGGGTGAGCTGCTGGGCAAGTAA
- a CDS encoding DUF1801 domain-containing protein, whose product MAKKTQNKTVATKASAAAFISKINPPAKRADAEALVALMKKITKTEPKMWGPAMVGFGSYHYIYATGREGDALALGFSPRAQAFSIYLMPGYHDNLQPLFEKLGKHKMTKACLYVKQLADVDMKVLEQLMRASLKKLKSLYPVVLK is encoded by the coding sequence ATGGCAAAGAAGACACAGAACAAAACGGTCGCGACCAAAGCGAGCGCGGCCGCTTTCATTTCGAAGATCAATCCGCCGGCGAAACGCGCCGATGCCGAAGCGCTTGTCGCTCTCATGAAAAAGATCACCAAGACAGAACCGAAGATGTGGGGCCCGGCGATGGTCGGTTTTGGCAGTTACCATTACATATACGCAACGGGTCGCGAGGGTGACGCGCTCGCGCTCGGTTTTTCACCGCGCGCGCAGGCTTTTTCGATCTATCTGATGCCGGGCTATCATGACAATTTACAGCCACTCTTTGAAAAATTAGGCAAGCATAAGATGACGAAGGCGTGCCTTTATGTGAAACAACTCGCGGACGTTGACATGAAGGTTCTCGAACAGCTGATGCGGGCTTCGCTCAAGAAGCTCAAATCGCTGTATCCGGTTGTGCTGAAGTAG